Proteins found in one Diorhabda carinulata isolate Delta chromosome 11, icDioCari1.1, whole genome shotgun sequence genomic segment:
- the LOC130899388 gene encoding ubiquitin domain-containing protein 1: MQAIIAMGGCIGITRSRSGAIDDSSGSISRPNSGSQRKNHPLCHETIRWKSDVPLTEGQLRSKRDEFWDTAPAFEGRREIWDALRAAAVAAEAMDYELAQAIVDGASVSVPNGYLTECYDELGARYQVPIYCLSYPINIVKEDNGRDSPAECSEPVDGGTETVLKLRLSHSCLDVKLSVYSTDTISMCKKKLQSQEGIESSRQRWFYGGKLLGDKLHVEEAKIPPGYVVQVIVNMETS, from the exons ATGCAGGCAATTATCGCTATGGGTGGCTGCATAGGAATAACTCGTAGTAGAAGTGGTGCTATCGACGATTCATCGGGGTCAATAAGCCGACCTAACTCAG GTAGTCAACGAAAAAATCATCCGTTGTGCCATGAAACGATCCGTTGGAAATCTGATGTACCCCTAACAGAAGGTCAACTTCGTAGTAAACGGGATGAATTCTGGGATACAGCTCCTGCATTTGAGGGCCGAAGAGAAATATGGGATGCTCTGAGAGCAGCAGCAGTGGCAGCTGAAGCTATGGATTATGAATTAGCTCAAGCTATTGTAGACGGAGCTAGTGTATCTGTACCCAATGGGTACCTAACTGAATGTTATGATGAGTTAGGTGCACGATATCAAGTCCCTATATACTGCCTATCTTATCCGATTAATATAGTAAAAGAAGATAATGGTAGGGATTCACCTGCCGAGTGTTCTGAACCTGTCGATGGGGGTACTGAGACTGTTTTGAAATTGAGACTGTCACATTCTTGTCTAGATGTCAAGTTATCTGTGTATTCTACTGATACCATTAGTATGTGCAAGAAAAAGCTTCAA AGTCAGGAAGGTATTGAATCATCTAGACAAAGGTGGTTTTATGGTGGAAAATTATTAGGAGATAAACTTCATGTTGAAGAAGCCAAGATACCACCCGGGTATGTTGTACAAGTCATAGTTAATATGGAGACTTCATAA